In Equus przewalskii isolate Varuska chromosome 31, EquPr2, whole genome shotgun sequence, one genomic interval encodes:
- the ELF3 gene encoding ETS-related transcription factor Elf-3 isoform X2: protein MAATCEISNVFSNYFSTMYSSEDPTLASVPAAATFGADDLVLTLSNPQMPLEGTEKASWSGKQPQLWSKAQVLDWISYQVEKNKYDASAIDFSRCNMDGAALCSCAPEELRLVFGPLGDQLYSQLWDLTSSFPDELSWIIELLEKDSTTFQETLGDPGPFDQGSPFGQEMLDDCPQASPYYPGSYGVGAPSPGNSDVSTAGTGASQSSHSSDSGGSDVDLDPTDSKLFSSEPFPDYKKGDPKHGKRKRGRPRKLSKDSRDCLESKKSKHAPRGTHLWEFIRDILIHPELNEGLMKWENRREGVFKFLRSEAVAQLWGQKKRNSSMTYEKLSRAMRYYYKREILERVDGRRLVYKFGKNSSGWKEEEVVGSRN, encoded by the exons ATGGCTGCGACCTGTGAGATCAGCAACGTTTTCAGCAACTACTTCAGCACTATGTACAGCTCGGAGGACCCCACTCTGGCCTCTGTGCCCGCTGCTGCCACCTTTGGGGCCGATGACCTGGTGCTGACCCTGAGCAACCCCCAGATGCCTCTGGAGGGCACAG AGAAGGCCAGCTGGTCGGGGAAGCAGCCCCAGTTGTGGTCAAAGGCCCAGGTGCTGGACTGGATCAGCTACCAGGTCGAGAAGAACAAGTACGACGCGAGCGCCATCGACTTCTCGCGGTGCAACATGGACGGGGCCGCGCTCTGCAGCTGCGCCCCTGAGGAGCTGCGTCTGGTCTTTGGGCCTCTGGGGGACCAGCTCTATTCCCAGCTGTGGGACCTCA CCTCCAGCTTTCCTGACGAGCTCAGCTGGATCATTGAGCTGCTGGAGAAGGACAGCACGACCTTCCAGGAGACCCTGGGAGACCCGGGCCCCTTTG acCAGGGAAGCCCCTTCGGCCAGGAGATGCTGGACGACtgcccacaggccagcccctactacCCGGGCAGCTACGGGGtgggagccccctccccaggcaacTCTGACGTCTCCACCGCAG GGACAGGGGCTTCCCAGAGCTCCCACTCCTCAGACTCCGGTGGAAGTGACGTGGACCTGGATCCCACCGACAGCAAGCTCTTCTCCAGCG AGCCCTTTCCTGACTACAAGAAGGGGGACCCTAAGCACGGGAAGCGGAAACGCGGCCGGCCCCGCAAGCTGAGCAAAGACTCCCGGGACTGCCTGGAGAGCAAGAAGAGCAAGCACG CCCCCCGAGGCACCCACCTGTGGGAGTTCATCCGAGACATCCTCATCCACCCGGAGCTCAACGAGGGCCTCATGAAGTGGGAGAACCGGCGGGAAGGCGTCTTCAAGTTCCTGCGCTCCGAGGCTGTGGCCCAGCTGTGGggccagaagaagagaaacagcaGCATGACCTACGAGAAGCTGAGCAGGGCCATGAG gtaCTATTACAAGCGGGAGATCCTGGAGCGGGTGGACGGCCGGCGGCTGGTCTACAAGTTCGGCAAGAACTCCAGCggctggaaggaggaagaggtcGTCGGGAGTCGGAACTGA
- the ELF3 gene encoding ETS-related transcription factor Elf-3 isoform X6 — MAATCEISNVFSNYFSTMYSSEDPTLASVPAAATFGADDLVLTLSNPQMPLEGTASSFPDELSWIIELLEKDSTTFQETLGDPGPFDQGSPFGQEMLDDCPQASPYYPGSYGVGAPSPGNSDVSTAGTGASQSSHSSDSGGSDVDLDPTDSKLFSSEPFPDYKKGDPKHGKRKRGRPRKLSKDSRDCLESKKSKHAPRGTHLWEFIRDILIHPELNEGLMKWENRREGVFKFLRSEAVAQLWGQKKRNSSMTYEKLSRAMRYYYKREILERVDGRRLVYKFGKNSSGWKEEEVVGSRN; from the exons ATGGCTGCGACCTGTGAGATCAGCAACGTTTTCAGCAACTACTTCAGCACTATGTACAGCTCGGAGGACCCCACTCTGGCCTCTGTGCCCGCTGCTGCCACCTTTGGGGCCGATGACCTGGTGCTGACCCTGAGCAACCCCCAGATGCCTCTGGAGGGCACAG CCTCCAGCTTTCCTGACGAGCTCAGCTGGATCATTGAGCTGCTGGAGAAGGACAGCACGACCTTCCAGGAGACCCTGGGAGACCCGGGCCCCTTTG acCAGGGAAGCCCCTTCGGCCAGGAGATGCTGGACGACtgcccacaggccagcccctactacCCGGGCAGCTACGGGGtgggagccccctccccaggcaacTCTGACGTCTCCACCGCAG GGACAGGGGCTTCCCAGAGCTCCCACTCCTCAGACTCCGGTGGAAGTGACGTGGACCTGGATCCCACCGACAGCAAGCTCTTCTCCAGCG AGCCCTTTCCTGACTACAAGAAGGGGGACCCTAAGCACGGGAAGCGGAAACGCGGCCGGCCCCGCAAGCTGAGCAAAGACTCCCGGGACTGCCTGGAGAGCAAGAAGAGCAAGCACG CCCCCCGAGGCACCCACCTGTGGGAGTTCATCCGAGACATCCTCATCCACCCGGAGCTCAACGAGGGCCTCATGAAGTGGGAGAACCGGCGGGAAGGCGTCTTCAAGTTCCTGCGCTCCGAGGCTGTGGCCCAGCTGTGGggccagaagaagagaaacagcaGCATGACCTACGAGAAGCTGAGCAGGGCCATGAG gtaCTATTACAAGCGGGAGATCCTGGAGCGGGTGGACGGCCGGCGGCTGGTCTACAAGTTCGGCAAGAACTCCAGCggctggaaggaggaagaggtcGTCGGGAGTCGGAACTGA
- the ELF3 gene encoding ETS-related transcription factor Elf-3 isoform X3, protein MAATCEISNVFSNYFSTMYSSEDPTLASVPAAATFGADDLVLTLSNPQMPLEGTEKASWSGKQPQLWSKAQVLDWISYQVEKNKYDASAIDFSRCNMDGAALCSCAPEELRLVFGPLGDQLYSQLWDLTASSFPDELSWIIELLEKDSTTFQETLGDPGPFDQGSPFGQEMLDDCPQASPYYPGSYGVGAPSPGNSDVSTAGASQSSHSSDSGGSDVDLDPTDSKLFSSEPFPDYKKGDPKHGKRKRGRPRKLSKDSRDCLESKKSKHAPRGTHLWEFIRDILIHPELNEGLMKWENRREGVFKFLRSEAVAQLWGQKKRNSSMTYEKLSRAMRYYYKREILERVDGRRLVYKFGKNSSGWKEEEVVGSRN, encoded by the exons ATGGCTGCGACCTGTGAGATCAGCAACGTTTTCAGCAACTACTTCAGCACTATGTACAGCTCGGAGGACCCCACTCTGGCCTCTGTGCCCGCTGCTGCCACCTTTGGGGCCGATGACCTGGTGCTGACCCTGAGCAACCCCCAGATGCCTCTGGAGGGCACAG AGAAGGCCAGCTGGTCGGGGAAGCAGCCCCAGTTGTGGTCAAAGGCCCAGGTGCTGGACTGGATCAGCTACCAGGTCGAGAAGAACAAGTACGACGCGAGCGCCATCGACTTCTCGCGGTGCAACATGGACGGGGCCGCGCTCTGCAGCTGCGCCCCTGAGGAGCTGCGTCTGGTCTTTGGGCCTCTGGGGGACCAGCTCTATTCCCAGCTGTGGGACCTCA caGCCTCCAGCTTTCCTGACGAGCTCAGCTGGATCATTGAGCTGCTGGAGAAGGACAGCACGACCTTCCAGGAGACCCTGGGAGACCCGGGCCCCTTTG acCAGGGAAGCCCCTTCGGCCAGGAGATGCTGGACGACtgcccacaggccagcccctactacCCGGGCAGCTACGGGGtgggagccccctccccaggcaacTCTGACGTCTCCACCGCAG GGGCTTCCCAGAGCTCCCACTCCTCAGACTCCGGTGGAAGTGACGTGGACCTGGATCCCACCGACAGCAAGCTCTTCTCCAGCG AGCCCTTTCCTGACTACAAGAAGGGGGACCCTAAGCACGGGAAGCGGAAACGCGGCCGGCCCCGCAAGCTGAGCAAAGACTCCCGGGACTGCCTGGAGAGCAAGAAGAGCAAGCACG CCCCCCGAGGCACCCACCTGTGGGAGTTCATCCGAGACATCCTCATCCACCCGGAGCTCAACGAGGGCCTCATGAAGTGGGAGAACCGGCGGGAAGGCGTCTTCAAGTTCCTGCGCTCCGAGGCTGTGGCCCAGCTGTGGggccagaagaagagaaacagcaGCATGACCTACGAGAAGCTGAGCAGGGCCATGAG gtaCTATTACAAGCGGGAGATCCTGGAGCGGGTGGACGGCCGGCGGCTGGTCTACAAGTTCGGCAAGAACTCCAGCggctggaaggaggaagaggtcGTCGGGAGTCGGAACTGA
- the ELF3 gene encoding ETS-related transcription factor Elf-3 isoform X4 — MAATCEISNVFSNYFSTMYSSEDPTLASVPAAATFGADDLVLTLSNPQMPLEGTEKASWSGKQPQLWSKAQVLDWISYQVEKNKYDASAIDFSRCNMDGAALCSCAPEELRLVFGPLGDQLYSQLWDLTSSFPDELSWIIELLEKDSTTFQETLGDPGPFDQGSPFGQEMLDDCPQASPYYPGSYGVGAPSPGNSDVSTAGASQSSHSSDSGGSDVDLDPTDSKLFSSEPFPDYKKGDPKHGKRKRGRPRKLSKDSRDCLESKKSKHAPRGTHLWEFIRDILIHPELNEGLMKWENRREGVFKFLRSEAVAQLWGQKKRNSSMTYEKLSRAMRYYYKREILERVDGRRLVYKFGKNSSGWKEEEVVGSRN, encoded by the exons ATGGCTGCGACCTGTGAGATCAGCAACGTTTTCAGCAACTACTTCAGCACTATGTACAGCTCGGAGGACCCCACTCTGGCCTCTGTGCCCGCTGCTGCCACCTTTGGGGCCGATGACCTGGTGCTGACCCTGAGCAACCCCCAGATGCCTCTGGAGGGCACAG AGAAGGCCAGCTGGTCGGGGAAGCAGCCCCAGTTGTGGTCAAAGGCCCAGGTGCTGGACTGGATCAGCTACCAGGTCGAGAAGAACAAGTACGACGCGAGCGCCATCGACTTCTCGCGGTGCAACATGGACGGGGCCGCGCTCTGCAGCTGCGCCCCTGAGGAGCTGCGTCTGGTCTTTGGGCCTCTGGGGGACCAGCTCTATTCCCAGCTGTGGGACCTCA CCTCCAGCTTTCCTGACGAGCTCAGCTGGATCATTGAGCTGCTGGAGAAGGACAGCACGACCTTCCAGGAGACCCTGGGAGACCCGGGCCCCTTTG acCAGGGAAGCCCCTTCGGCCAGGAGATGCTGGACGACtgcccacaggccagcccctactacCCGGGCAGCTACGGGGtgggagccccctccccaggcaacTCTGACGTCTCCACCGCAG GGGCTTCCCAGAGCTCCCACTCCTCAGACTCCGGTGGAAGTGACGTGGACCTGGATCCCACCGACAGCAAGCTCTTCTCCAGCG AGCCCTTTCCTGACTACAAGAAGGGGGACCCTAAGCACGGGAAGCGGAAACGCGGCCGGCCCCGCAAGCTGAGCAAAGACTCCCGGGACTGCCTGGAGAGCAAGAAGAGCAAGCACG CCCCCCGAGGCACCCACCTGTGGGAGTTCATCCGAGACATCCTCATCCACCCGGAGCTCAACGAGGGCCTCATGAAGTGGGAGAACCGGCGGGAAGGCGTCTTCAAGTTCCTGCGCTCCGAGGCTGTGGCCCAGCTGTGGggccagaagaagagaaacagcaGCATGACCTACGAGAAGCTGAGCAGGGCCATGAG gtaCTATTACAAGCGGGAGATCCTGGAGCGGGTGGACGGCCGGCGGCTGGTCTACAAGTTCGGCAAGAACTCCAGCggctggaaggaggaagaggtcGTCGGGAGTCGGAACTGA
- the ELF3 gene encoding ETS-related transcription factor Elf-3 isoform X7 codes for MAATCEISNVFSNYFSTMYSSEDPTLASVPAAATFGADDLVLTLSNPQMPLEGTAASSFPDELSWIIELLEKDSTTFQETLGDPGPFDQGSPFGQEMLDDCPQASPYYPGSYGVGAPSPGNSDVSTAGASQSSHSSDSGGSDVDLDPTDSKLFSSEPFPDYKKGDPKHGKRKRGRPRKLSKDSRDCLESKKSKHAPRGTHLWEFIRDILIHPELNEGLMKWENRREGVFKFLRSEAVAQLWGQKKRNSSMTYEKLSRAMRYYYKREILERVDGRRLVYKFGKNSSGWKEEEVVGSRN; via the exons ATGGCTGCGACCTGTGAGATCAGCAACGTTTTCAGCAACTACTTCAGCACTATGTACAGCTCGGAGGACCCCACTCTGGCCTCTGTGCCCGCTGCTGCCACCTTTGGGGCCGATGACCTGGTGCTGACCCTGAGCAACCCCCAGATGCCTCTGGAGGGCACAG caGCCTCCAGCTTTCCTGACGAGCTCAGCTGGATCATTGAGCTGCTGGAGAAGGACAGCACGACCTTCCAGGAGACCCTGGGAGACCCGGGCCCCTTTG acCAGGGAAGCCCCTTCGGCCAGGAGATGCTGGACGACtgcccacaggccagcccctactacCCGGGCAGCTACGGGGtgggagccccctccccaggcaacTCTGACGTCTCCACCGCAG GGGCTTCCCAGAGCTCCCACTCCTCAGACTCCGGTGGAAGTGACGTGGACCTGGATCCCACCGACAGCAAGCTCTTCTCCAGCG AGCCCTTTCCTGACTACAAGAAGGGGGACCCTAAGCACGGGAAGCGGAAACGCGGCCGGCCCCGCAAGCTGAGCAAAGACTCCCGGGACTGCCTGGAGAGCAAGAAGAGCAAGCACG CCCCCCGAGGCACCCACCTGTGGGAGTTCATCCGAGACATCCTCATCCACCCGGAGCTCAACGAGGGCCTCATGAAGTGGGAGAACCGGCGGGAAGGCGTCTTCAAGTTCCTGCGCTCCGAGGCTGTGGCCCAGCTGTGGggccagaagaagagaaacagcaGCATGACCTACGAGAAGCTGAGCAGGGCCATGAG gtaCTATTACAAGCGGGAGATCCTGGAGCGGGTGGACGGCCGGCGGCTGGTCTACAAGTTCGGCAAGAACTCCAGCggctggaaggaggaagaggtcGTCGGGAGTCGGAACTGA
- the ELF3 gene encoding ETS-related transcription factor Elf-3 isoform X8: protein MAATCEISNVFSNYFSTMYSSEDPTLASVPAAATFGADDLVLTLSNPQMPLEGTASSFPDELSWIIELLEKDSTTFQETLGDPGPFDQGSPFGQEMLDDCPQASPYYPGSYGVGAPSPGNSDVSTAGASQSSHSSDSGGSDVDLDPTDSKLFSSEPFPDYKKGDPKHGKRKRGRPRKLSKDSRDCLESKKSKHAPRGTHLWEFIRDILIHPELNEGLMKWENRREGVFKFLRSEAVAQLWGQKKRNSSMTYEKLSRAMRYYYKREILERVDGRRLVYKFGKNSSGWKEEEVVGSRN from the exons ATGGCTGCGACCTGTGAGATCAGCAACGTTTTCAGCAACTACTTCAGCACTATGTACAGCTCGGAGGACCCCACTCTGGCCTCTGTGCCCGCTGCTGCCACCTTTGGGGCCGATGACCTGGTGCTGACCCTGAGCAACCCCCAGATGCCTCTGGAGGGCACAG CCTCCAGCTTTCCTGACGAGCTCAGCTGGATCATTGAGCTGCTGGAGAAGGACAGCACGACCTTCCAGGAGACCCTGGGAGACCCGGGCCCCTTTG acCAGGGAAGCCCCTTCGGCCAGGAGATGCTGGACGACtgcccacaggccagcccctactacCCGGGCAGCTACGGGGtgggagccccctccccaggcaacTCTGACGTCTCCACCGCAG GGGCTTCCCAGAGCTCCCACTCCTCAGACTCCGGTGGAAGTGACGTGGACCTGGATCCCACCGACAGCAAGCTCTTCTCCAGCG AGCCCTTTCCTGACTACAAGAAGGGGGACCCTAAGCACGGGAAGCGGAAACGCGGCCGGCCCCGCAAGCTGAGCAAAGACTCCCGGGACTGCCTGGAGAGCAAGAAGAGCAAGCACG CCCCCCGAGGCACCCACCTGTGGGAGTTCATCCGAGACATCCTCATCCACCCGGAGCTCAACGAGGGCCTCATGAAGTGGGAGAACCGGCGGGAAGGCGTCTTCAAGTTCCTGCGCTCCGAGGCTGTGGCCCAGCTGTGGggccagaagaagagaaacagcaGCATGACCTACGAGAAGCTGAGCAGGGCCATGAG gtaCTATTACAAGCGGGAGATCCTGGAGCGGGTGGACGGCCGGCGGCTGGTCTACAAGTTCGGCAAGAACTCCAGCggctggaaggaggaagaggtcGTCGGGAGTCGGAACTGA
- the ELF3 gene encoding ETS-related transcription factor Elf-3 isoform X5, which produces MAATCEISNVFSNYFSTMYSSEDPTLASVPAAATFGADDLVLTLSNPQMPLEGTAASSFPDELSWIIELLEKDSTTFQETLGDPGPFDQGSPFGQEMLDDCPQASPYYPGSYGVGAPSPGNSDVSTAGTGASQSSHSSDSGGSDVDLDPTDSKLFSSEPFPDYKKGDPKHGKRKRGRPRKLSKDSRDCLESKKSKHAPRGTHLWEFIRDILIHPELNEGLMKWENRREGVFKFLRSEAVAQLWGQKKRNSSMTYEKLSRAMRYYYKREILERVDGRRLVYKFGKNSSGWKEEEVVGSRN; this is translated from the exons ATGGCTGCGACCTGTGAGATCAGCAACGTTTTCAGCAACTACTTCAGCACTATGTACAGCTCGGAGGACCCCACTCTGGCCTCTGTGCCCGCTGCTGCCACCTTTGGGGCCGATGACCTGGTGCTGACCCTGAGCAACCCCCAGATGCCTCTGGAGGGCACAG caGCCTCCAGCTTTCCTGACGAGCTCAGCTGGATCATTGAGCTGCTGGAGAAGGACAGCACGACCTTCCAGGAGACCCTGGGAGACCCGGGCCCCTTTG acCAGGGAAGCCCCTTCGGCCAGGAGATGCTGGACGACtgcccacaggccagcccctactacCCGGGCAGCTACGGGGtgggagccccctccccaggcaacTCTGACGTCTCCACCGCAG GGACAGGGGCTTCCCAGAGCTCCCACTCCTCAGACTCCGGTGGAAGTGACGTGGACCTGGATCCCACCGACAGCAAGCTCTTCTCCAGCG AGCCCTTTCCTGACTACAAGAAGGGGGACCCTAAGCACGGGAAGCGGAAACGCGGCCGGCCCCGCAAGCTGAGCAAAGACTCCCGGGACTGCCTGGAGAGCAAGAAGAGCAAGCACG CCCCCCGAGGCACCCACCTGTGGGAGTTCATCCGAGACATCCTCATCCACCCGGAGCTCAACGAGGGCCTCATGAAGTGGGAGAACCGGCGGGAAGGCGTCTTCAAGTTCCTGCGCTCCGAGGCTGTGGCCCAGCTGTGGggccagaagaagagaaacagcaGCATGACCTACGAGAAGCTGAGCAGGGCCATGAG gtaCTATTACAAGCGGGAGATCCTGGAGCGGGTGGACGGCCGGCGGCTGGTCTACAAGTTCGGCAAGAACTCCAGCggctggaaggaggaagaggtcGTCGGGAGTCGGAACTGA
- the ELF3 gene encoding ETS-related transcription factor Elf-3 isoform X1 has protein sequence MAATCEISNVFSNYFSTMYSSEDPTLASVPAAATFGADDLVLTLSNPQMPLEGTEKASWSGKQPQLWSKAQVLDWISYQVEKNKYDASAIDFSRCNMDGAALCSCAPEELRLVFGPLGDQLYSQLWDLTASSFPDELSWIIELLEKDSTTFQETLGDPGPFDQGSPFGQEMLDDCPQASPYYPGSYGVGAPSPGNSDVSTAGTGASQSSHSSDSGGSDVDLDPTDSKLFSSEPFPDYKKGDPKHGKRKRGRPRKLSKDSRDCLESKKSKHAPRGTHLWEFIRDILIHPELNEGLMKWENRREGVFKFLRSEAVAQLWGQKKRNSSMTYEKLSRAMRYYYKREILERVDGRRLVYKFGKNSSGWKEEEVVGSRN, from the exons ATGGCTGCGACCTGTGAGATCAGCAACGTTTTCAGCAACTACTTCAGCACTATGTACAGCTCGGAGGACCCCACTCTGGCCTCTGTGCCCGCTGCTGCCACCTTTGGGGCCGATGACCTGGTGCTGACCCTGAGCAACCCCCAGATGCCTCTGGAGGGCACAG AGAAGGCCAGCTGGTCGGGGAAGCAGCCCCAGTTGTGGTCAAAGGCCCAGGTGCTGGACTGGATCAGCTACCAGGTCGAGAAGAACAAGTACGACGCGAGCGCCATCGACTTCTCGCGGTGCAACATGGACGGGGCCGCGCTCTGCAGCTGCGCCCCTGAGGAGCTGCGTCTGGTCTTTGGGCCTCTGGGGGACCAGCTCTATTCCCAGCTGTGGGACCTCA caGCCTCCAGCTTTCCTGACGAGCTCAGCTGGATCATTGAGCTGCTGGAGAAGGACAGCACGACCTTCCAGGAGACCCTGGGAGACCCGGGCCCCTTTG acCAGGGAAGCCCCTTCGGCCAGGAGATGCTGGACGACtgcccacaggccagcccctactacCCGGGCAGCTACGGGGtgggagccccctccccaggcaacTCTGACGTCTCCACCGCAG GGACAGGGGCTTCCCAGAGCTCCCACTCCTCAGACTCCGGTGGAAGTGACGTGGACCTGGATCCCACCGACAGCAAGCTCTTCTCCAGCG AGCCCTTTCCTGACTACAAGAAGGGGGACCCTAAGCACGGGAAGCGGAAACGCGGCCGGCCCCGCAAGCTGAGCAAAGACTCCCGGGACTGCCTGGAGAGCAAGAAGAGCAAGCACG CCCCCCGAGGCACCCACCTGTGGGAGTTCATCCGAGACATCCTCATCCACCCGGAGCTCAACGAGGGCCTCATGAAGTGGGAGAACCGGCGGGAAGGCGTCTTCAAGTTCCTGCGCTCCGAGGCTGTGGCCCAGCTGTGGggccagaagaagagaaacagcaGCATGACCTACGAGAAGCTGAGCAGGGCCATGAG gtaCTATTACAAGCGGGAGATCCTGGAGCGGGTGGACGGCCGGCGGCTGGTCTACAAGTTCGGCAAGAACTCCAGCggctggaaggaggaagaggtcGTCGGGAGTCGGAACTGA